Proteins encoded in a region of the Ursus arctos isolate Adak ecotype North America unplaced genomic scaffold, UrsArc2.0 scaffold_2, whole genome shotgun sequence genome:
- the SLC30A1 gene encoding proton-coupled zinc antiporter SLC30A1 has protein sequence MGCWGRNRGRLVCMLMLTFMFMVLEVVVSRVTSSLAMLSDSFHMLSDVLALVVALVAERFARRTHATQKNTFGWIRAEVMGALVNAIFLTGLCFAILLEAIERFIEPHEMQQPLVVLGVGVAGLLVNVMGLCLFHHHSGFGNDSGHGHSHGGHGHGHGLPKGVRGKSNRTGDSDDSVTPGEQRPDQEETNTLVSSSSNSNGLKLDRPDPEKSRNDAVEVQVNGNLIREADHVELEDDDKAGQLNMRGVFLHVFGDALGSVIVVVNALVFYFSWKGCPEGEFCVNPCTPDPCRAFIEIINSTHATVHEAGPCWVLYLDPTLCIVMVCILLYTTYPLLKESALILLQTVPKQIDIKNLIKELRDVEGVEEVHELHVWQLAGSRIIATAHIKCEDPTSYMQVAKIIKDVFHNHGIHATTIQPEFASVGSKSSVVPCELACRTQCALKQCCGTRPQAPSGKDAEKAPTVSISCLELSDNLEKKPRRTKVESIPAVVIEIKKMPNKQPESSL, from the exons ATGGGGTGCTGGGGTCGGAACCGGGGCCGGCTGGTGTGCATGCTGATGCTGACCTTCATGTTCATGGTGCTGGAGGTGGTGGTGAGCCGGGTGACCTCGTCGCTGGCGATGCTCTCCGACTCCTTTCACATGCTCTCGGACGTGTTGGCGCTGGTGGTGGCGCTGGTGGCTGAGCGCTTCGCCCGGCGGACCCACGCCACCCAGAAGAACACGTTCGGCTGGATCCGGGCCGAAGTGATGGGGGCTCTGGTGAACGCCATCTTCCTGACCGGCCTCTGCTTCGCCATCCTGCTGGAGGCCATCGAGCGCTTCATCGAGCCGCACGAGATGCAGCAGCCGCTGGTGGTCCTCGGGGTCGGCGTGGCCGGGCTGCTGGTCAACGTGATGGGGCTGTGCCTCTTCCACCATCACAGCGGCTTCGGTAACGACTCCGGCCACGGCCACTCGCACGGGGGTCACGGCCACGGCCACGGTCTCCCCAAGGGGGTCCGCGGCAAGAGCAACCGCACCGGGGACAGCGACGACAGCGTGACCCCGGGTGAGCAGAGGCCCGACCAGGAGGAGACCAACACCCTGGTGTCCAGTAGCAGCAACTCCAACGGGCTGAAACTGGACCGGCCAG atCCAGAAAAGTCCAGAAATGATGCGGTGGAAGTACAAGTGAATGGGAATCTTATCAGAGAAGCTGACCATGTGGAATTGGAAGATGATGATAAGGCTGGACAACTTAACATGCGTGGAGTTTTTCTGCATGTCTTTGGAGATGCTTTGGGTTCAGTGATTGTAGTAGTAAATGCCTTGGTCTTTTACTTTTCTTGGAAGGGTTGTCCTGAAGGGGAGTTTTGTGTGAATCCATGTACCCCTGACCCCTGCAGAGCATTTATAGAAATAATTAATAGTACTCATGCAACAGTTCATGAGGCCGGTCCTTGCTGGGTGCTCTATTTAGATCCAACTCTTTGCATTGTAATGGTTTGTATACTTCTTTACACAACTTACCCATTACTTAAGGAATCTGCTCTTATTCTTCTACAAACTGTTCCTAAACAAATTGATATCAAAAATTTGATAAAAGAACTTCGAGATGTTGAAGGAGTTGAGGAAGTTCATGAATTACATGTTTGGCAACTTGCTGGAAGCAGAATCATTGCCACTGCTCACATAAAATGTGAAGACCCGACATCATACATGCAGGTGGCCAAAATCATTAAAGACGTTTTTCATAATCACGGAATTCACGCTACTACCATTCAGCCTGAATTTGCTAGTGTAGGCTCTAAATCAAGTGTAGTCCCATGTGAACTTGCCTGCAGAACTCAGTGTGCTTTGAAGCAATGTTGTGGGACACGGCCACAAGCCCCTTCTGGAAAGGATGCAGAAAAGGCCCCAACAGTTAGCATTTCTTGTCTAGAACTTAGTGACAATCTAGAGAAGAAGCCCAGGAGGACTAAAGTTGAAAGCATCCCTGCTGTTGtgatagagattaaaaaaatgccaaacaaaCAACCTGAATCATCTTTGTGA